From a region of the Desulfobulbaceae bacterium genome:
- a CDS encoding XTP/dITP diphosphatase, producing the protein MILVLATKNQGKVKEFQEMFKGLPIELRSLNDFGPIPEVEEDGQTFDENSYKKAHFTAKVLGLPAISDDSGLVVEALDGAPGVYSARYAGENATDQDNIDKLLLDLKGVQNRKAAFECVVSIAVPSGPALTYEGRCEGEITEEIRGDGGFGYDPVFYCPELGKTFAESNMAEKNLISHRGKALKEVAAELDKIVVWLRQRTMEAKPPKPDHSVYEHNDWSEEKMV; encoded by the coding sequence ATGATATTAGTTTTGGCAACAAAAAACCAAGGCAAGGTTAAAGAGTTTCAGGAGATGTTCAAGGGCCTCCCCATAGAGCTGCGCTCTTTAAACGATTTTGGACCTATCCCGGAAGTTGAAGAGGATGGCCAGACATTTGATGAAAATTCGTATAAAAAGGCGCATTTCACGGCCAAGGTTTTAGGGTTGCCGGCAATCTCCGATGATTCGGGGCTGGTGGTTGAGGCCCTGGATGGGGCGCCAGGGGTCTATTCTGCCCGCTATGCCGGGGAAAATGCTACTGATCAGGACAATATCGATAAACTTCTTTTAGATTTGAAGGGTGTACAAAATAGAAAAGCCGCTTTTGAGTGCGTGGTCTCTATTGCGGTACCAAGTGGGCCGGCCTTGACTTATGAAGGACGATGTGAGGGAGAAATTACCGAAGAGATCCGTGGCGATGGTGGTTTTGGGTATGACCCTGTATTTTATTGTCCCGAGTTGGGAAAAACTTTTGCGGAAAGCAACATGGCCGAGAAGAATCTGATCAGTCACCGCGGCAAGGCCCTTAAAGAAGTTGCTGCCGAGCTTGATAAAATTGTAGTTTGGCTGCGTCAGCGGACAATGGAAGC